From the genome of Solibacillus sp. FSL H8-0538:
AATTATATAAAGTGCTCCACCCCGTATGTGGAAAGCCCATGGTCGAACATGTTGTCGATCACATTCAATCAGTTAATGTGGATCGGATCGTAACAGTGGTAGGGCACGGAGCAGAGCTTGTGAAGGAAACGCTTGGCGAAAAAAGTGAGTACGTATTACAAGCAGAGCAGCTTGGTACAGCGCATGCAATTCAACAGGCAGAACCGATTTTAGGAAAGCTTGAAGGTACAACATTAGTTGTATGCGGAGACACACCCTTAATTCGTCCGGAAACAATGCAAGCATTGTTCGAGCATCACGCGAAGCAAAATGCCAAAGCGACAATTTTGACAGCGGTTGCAGAAAATCCAACAGGTTATGGTCGTGTATTACGCGATACTGACGGAAAAGTAGCGCAAATCGTTGAACAAAAAGATGCAACAGAACAACAAAAACTTGTGACAGAAATCAATACAGGTACATACTGTTTTGATAACAAAGCATTATTTGAAGCGCTAAAGCTCGTAAATAATCATAATGCACAAGGGGAGTATTACTTACCAGACGTGATTGAAATTTTACAACAGCAAGGTGAAATTGTATCTGCATTCGTCACAGATAGTTTTGATGAGACATTAGGTGTCAATGATCGTTTTGCCCTGTCCCAGGCAGAACAATTAATGCGCGCGCGCATTAATGAAAAGCATATGCGTAATGGTGTCACAATCATTAATCCCGCAACTACTCATATTAGTACAGATGCAGTCATTGGCCGCGATACGGTGTTACAACCAGGTGTGATGATTGAAGGTGCGACAGTTATTGGCGAGGATTGCATCATTGGTCCAAATAGTCATATTGTCGCGAGTAAAATCGGCGATCGTACAACTATTCACAGTTCTGTCGTACTAAATAGCACAGTTGGTAGTGAAACCGCGGTTGGTCCATTCGCACACCTTCGTCCAAATTCAACTTTAGGTGATCATGTGAAAATAGGTAACTTTGTTGAAGTGAAAAAGAGTGTATTAGGTGATCATACAAAAGTTTCTCATTTAAGCTATATTGGTGATGCAGAAGTAGGGAATAATGTTAATATAGGTTGTGGTTCAATCACAGTGAATTATGATGGAAGAAATAAGTTCAAAACTACGATTGAAGACAATGTATTTGTAGGCTGTAATTCAAATCTAGTAGCACCAGTAACAATTGGCGCTGGTTCATTTATTGCTGCTGGGTCTACAATTACAAAAGAAGTACCAGCAGATGCATTTGCAATTGCGCGTGCACGACAAGAAAATAAGCTAGACTATGTTAGTAAATTATATTTAAAATAATCTATTTAAAAAACAGGAGGGCATCATGCCGTATCAATACGCTGACTCAAAATTAAAAATCTTCTCATTAAACTCTAATAATCCACTTGCACAGGAAATTGCGGATGAAATGGGTGTAGAACTAGGGAAATCATCTGTAAAACACTTCAGTGATGGAGAAGTACAAATTAGCATTGAAGAAAGTATTCGCGGGTGTGACGTATTTATTGTTCAGTCGACTTCTGCGCCGGTCAATGAACATTTAATGGAGCTTTTAATTATGATCGATGCTGTTAAACGTGCTTCAGCTCGTACAGTAAACGTTGTAATGCCTTATTATGGCTATGCACGTCAAGACCGTAAAGCGAAAGCACGTGAGCCAATTACCGCTAAATTAGTTGCAAATTTACTAGAAACAGCTGGGGCTACTCGTGTTATTGTATTAGATCTACATGCTCCTCAAATTCAAGGATTCTTTGATATTTTAATTGACCATTTAGTGGCAGTTCCGATTTTAGCGGAGTATTTCCAAACAAAAGACTTCAATCCAGAAGATGTTGTTATTGTCTCTCCTGACCATGGTGGTGTAACACGTGCGCGTAAAATGGCAGAGCGTCTAAAAGCGCCGATTGCTATTATTGATAAACGCCGTCCAAAGCCAAACGTTGCAGAAGTAATGAATATTGTTGGTAATGTTGATGGGAAAGTTTGTATCCTAATTGATGATATTATTGATACTGCTGGAACAATTACAATTGGTGCGGATGCATTAATTAAGAGCGGTGCGAAAGAAGTTTATGCTTGCTGTTCTCACCCTGTATTATCAGGTCCTGCAATTGAACGCATTGAAAACTCTTCAATTAAAGAATTAGTTGTTACAAATACAATTCAATTATCAGACGAAAAACGCTCGCCAAAAATTAAGGAATTATCTGTAGCTAGCTTAATGGCGGATGCGATTTCTCGCGTTTACGAAAATAAATCAGTAAGTACTTTATTTGATTAATTCATAGAACCTGCCCATTTAAGGAATTCTCCTTAAATGGGTTTTTTAATTGTTAAGGGAATTATTAAATTTTTCCTAATGGATAACATTTTAAATAAGTAAATGCAACGTCTAGGCTAAAGCGCCACCCCCTCGAGGTCGCGGTCTGTCCTCTGGCAAAGGCAAGAGCGCCTTCACTCCGGATACTCTGGCGCAATTGTTCTGCATACTACTTCGTATTCCTAGGAGAATCCGCTATAATCAAAGGCAGAATTAAAATTAAAATGAACGGATTATGAGGATGCAATGAGAACACATAATGAAAAAATGAGCATTTATCACGGGATGGCATCTACACTCGCTACAAATGCATCGAGTAGCTATATCCCACTTTTTGCGATGACGATTTTAAGTGCAACTAACTATCAGGTAGGACTAATTAGTTCAATCCCTCCACTTATTACTTTGTTAATGACAGTGCCGGCTGCAATTATTTTAAATAAGGCTGTTGAACAGAGAAAGCTTGTAGCCTTTTCTGTATTAGCGTCTCGTCTCGTATTTTTACTCATTCTATTCATTACGTATGTCCCGAGCTCAGTTACTTCTTGGGTGTTGCTCGGTTTAATTGCCCTGATGAGCATCCCCAATACGATGGTTAATATGGGCTGGCAATCATTTATCGGCAATCTTATTGAAGAGCAGCGGCGAGCGCAGTTTTTTAGTGACCGGAATCGGCTGTTAACGGTGAGTGGATTAGTGTCGACACTGATTATTGGGATTGTGATGCGTGATGCGACAGAAAGCGTAATAGCGTACCAACTGCTATTTGCGTGTACATTTCTTTTTGGAGTAGCTGAAATGATATTTTTACTGCATCACGAAGAACCTATACGTGTTATAAGGCTTGAAAAAAAACGTGCAATGGACTGGACCATTTTTAAAGATCATGCGTACGTTCGCTTCCTATTCGTTGCGCTATGTTTTAATTTCGGCTGGCAAATGGCGTGGGGGCTTTTTAATATTTATAATGTACGCTACGCAGAAGCGACAATTTTTTGGGTCAGTATGTTCAATGTTGGTAATATGCTCGCGCAAATTTTCTCTTTCCCGTTATGGCGAAAATGGTCCGAGCGCTATGGGAATATGCGTGTTTTTGTGTGGGTGGCGTTCGGTATGTCAACAGCCCCGTTACTAACTGCACTTTCAACGAATTTTTATTATTTAACATGGATGTATGCATTGTCGGGTATCTTTGTATCAGGAACAGTATTAATATTATTTAACTTGCTACTTGAAAACTCTCCGAACGAAACGCGTACGTATTGCATCACGTCGTATAATGTGCTACTTGCCATCGTGGCATTTATTGCTCCACAAATTGGAATTTGGTTACTTGAGGCGTTTAATATGGATGTAGCCATGAATATGAGCACACTTGTCCGATTTACAGCAGCACTCGGGTTTTTATATGTCTACATGAAGAGAAGAAAGTAGTTTTTTTTGATTATATGTTAAAATAATCTAGGATTAGAGAAAAAGGATGCGATTTTTATGAAATTAATTATCGGTTTAGGAAATCCGGGTAAGCTATATGAGCATACTCGCCATAATATAGGCTTTGATATCATTGATGTACTAGCAAATAAATGGGGTACACCGTTGAACCAAATGAAATTTAACGGCATGTACGCGAGCGTGCATCGTCCGGAAGGTAAAGTCATTTTATTGAAGCCGCTAACATATATGAATTTATCGGGTGAATGCGTGCGTCCACTAATGGATTATTTTGACATTAATGTAGAAGATATTGTGGTCATTTATGATGATTTAGATTTAGAAACAGGCAAACTGCGCCTTCGTCAAAAAGGTAGTGCAGGTGGTCATAACGGCATCAAATCACTTATTCAGCATTTAGGTACGCAGGAATTTGATCGTATTCGTGTCGGCGTAAGCCGTCCGCCAGCAGGTATGAAGGTAGCCGATTATGTGCTATCAAAATTTTCAAAAGAAGATGCGCCAGTCGTAGAAGAAGCAATTCAAAAATCATGTAACGCGGTAGAAGCGGCGTTATCGCAAAAGTTTTTAGATGTGATGAATCAGTTTAACGGTGCATAAAACAAGATGTCCAAGTCTATACTTTGAGTACAGAACGGTATTCAAAGGAGGACGAGATGATGCCTGTACATTATCGTTGCAGACATTGTGAAACAGAGATAGGTACCTTGCCATTTGATGCAGATGAAACGATTCGAAAGCTTCATCAGTTCGAGATTGGGGAAGTAGATGATTATATTGAACAGGATGCGCATGGTGAGACTACAGTTCATTGCATTTGCGAGCATTGTGAAGACTCACTACGCCAATTTCCAGACTATCACGCATTAAAAAGATGGTTACAGTAAGGAGATTGCTTTGGTAGCCTATACGGCGCCAAGGCTTTTTCCGCTTTTGATACGCATAGTTCAAGTCATAACTAGGGAAGGAGTTTTTTCGTGGACGTTTTTCATCAATTATTCTCGCAAGATAAACATATAAACACTTTTTTACAACAAATTAAGGACGGCTCAGCAGATCAGCAGCTCGTAACTGGACTGACAGGAAGTGCAAGGCCCGCTTTACTCCATACGATCTTCAAAGAAACGAAAAAATCGATCTATATTATTTCGCCGAATTTATTACAGGCACAGAAGCTTGTTGATGATTTAGTGTCACTTGTTGGAGAAGAATTTGTGCATTATTATCCTGCCGATGAGTTCATTGCAGCGAATATGACGATTGCTTCGCCTGAGCTTCGTGCGCAGCGTATTGCGACAATGGACCGATTAGCAAACGGACATGTCGGCATTTATATTATTCCAGTAGCCGGCAT
Proteins encoded in this window:
- the glmU gene encoding bifunctional UDP-N-acetylglucosamine diphosphorylase/glucosamine-1-phosphate N-acetyltransferase GlmU, translated to MTNIFAVILAAGQGTRMKSKLYKVLHPVCGKPMVEHVVDHIQSVNVDRIVTVVGHGAELVKETLGEKSEYVLQAEQLGTAHAIQQAEPILGKLEGTTLVVCGDTPLIRPETMQALFEHHAKQNAKATILTAVAENPTGYGRVLRDTDGKVAQIVEQKDATEQQKLVTEINTGTYCFDNKALFEALKLVNNHNAQGEYYLPDVIEILQQQGEIVSAFVTDSFDETLGVNDRFALSQAEQLMRARINEKHMRNGVTIINPATTHISTDAVIGRDTVLQPGVMIEGATVIGEDCIIGPNSHIVASKIGDRTTIHSSVVLNSTVGSETAVGPFAHLRPNSTLGDHVKIGNFVEVKKSVLGDHTKVSHLSYIGDAEVGNNVNIGCGSITVNYDGRNKFKTTIEDNVFVGCNSNLVAPVTIGAGSFIAAGSTITKEVPADAFAIARARQENKLDYVSKLYLK
- a CDS encoding ribose-phosphate diphosphokinase: MPYQYADSKLKIFSLNSNNPLAQEIADEMGVELGKSSVKHFSDGEVQISIEESIRGCDVFIVQSTSAPVNEHLMELLIMIDAVKRASARTVNVVMPYYGYARQDRKAKAREPITAKLVANLLETAGATRVIVLDLHAPQIQGFFDILIDHLVAVPILAEYFQTKDFNPEDVVIVSPDHGGVTRARKMAERLKAPIAIIDKRRPKPNVAEVMNIVGNVDGKVCILIDDIIDTAGTITIGADALIKSGAKEVYACCSHPVLSGPAIERIENSSIKELVVTNTIQLSDEKRSPKIKELSVASLMADAISRVYENKSVSTLFD
- a CDS encoding MFS transporter, which codes for MRTHNEKMSIYHGMASTLATNASSSYIPLFAMTILSATNYQVGLISSIPPLITLLMTVPAAIILNKAVEQRKLVAFSVLASRLVFLLILFITYVPSSVTSWVLLGLIALMSIPNTMVNMGWQSFIGNLIEEQRRAQFFSDRNRLLTVSGLVSTLIIGIVMRDATESVIAYQLLFACTFLFGVAEMIFLLHHEEPIRVIRLEKKRAMDWTIFKDHAYVRFLFVALCFNFGWQMAWGLFNIYNVRYAEATIFWVSMFNVGNMLAQIFSFPLWRKWSERYGNMRVFVWVAFGMSTAPLLTALSTNFYYLTWMYALSGIFVSGTVLILFNLLLENSPNETRTYCITSYNVLLAIVAFIAPQIGIWLLEAFNMDVAMNMSTLVRFTAALGFLYVYMKRRK
- the pth gene encoding aminoacyl-tRNA hydrolase, translating into MKLIIGLGNPGKLYEHTRHNIGFDIIDVLANKWGTPLNQMKFNGMYASVHRPEGKVILLKPLTYMNLSGECVRPLMDYFDINVEDIVVIYDDLDLETGKLRLRQKGSAGGHNGIKSLIQHLGTQEFDRIRVGVSRPPAGMKVADYVLSKFSKEDAPVVEEAIQKSCNAVEAALSQKFLDVMNQFNGA
- a CDS encoding anti-sigma-F factor Fin — encoded protein: MPVHYRCRHCETEIGTLPFDADETIRKLHQFEIGEVDDYIEQDAHGETTVHCICEHCEDSLRQFPDYHALKRWLQ